The genomic region AGTTTATACGTTTCCTTAAATTCTACCTAGTCTAAGCTTTTGtgattttttccattttaaatacaAACCAGTGCTATCTGTAATGTGCAGTGCATCTGTATTGAAGATAACAGATGGCACCTATCAGCCTGATAAATACATCACCTAATGCTGCGATGTCACTCAAATCTTATCAAGGGCCTTGATTAGAAGCAGAAACTGAAGACGATGTTCTCTGATGTCCAAGAGTCTGGGTGGAAAGTCCATTTATGTGCAGTATACAGTTCAGTCTTGTCATTTGCACCGATACAGGTGAAAGTTCACATGCAAACACTCAACTGGAGACACTTGCCCTCTTATGAGGTTATGAATGAATGGTACAAACAGCGTTGAGACTGAAACACGTCAACTAGCGGTGTCACAAAGTTCAAGTGCCAATCAAATGTAAGATAATGGAATTCCTTTAACAGATGCAACAAATGCACAGATCAGTAATCACTAAAACACTAGACTTTATTGCACAGAGCTAAAGTAAATATATCTTCACAATTCAAAAGAGACCATATCATTTTCACATCAtgattattgcattttattattttcatggcaGATAAGCACTGTTTAACATTACTGTAATGCAGACAaacacatgatatatatatataaatgataaaacatCTAGACATATTTGTGTTCATCTAATGTTTGCATCTATAATTTACagtgatttttatttgtttctagtcagggtgatttttttaaaggaaaacttCTGTACACAACTGTAAGTATTACAACAACCTTTACAGAGCCCAATTTTAATTACTATATTCTTCTCAGATCATTAAATAAGATTCATTGACATGTTTAAATTTGCAGAACAGgctatattgtattttttattttacttttattttatttgtaatgttttcctCCTGATTATGTAGTAATATATAAgctgaaaatgttatttttgtgagattcactccACTATAAATACACGAAGTCGACAAAGATTTACTGTTTGCTTCAGAAATCAGTTACAGTACATTTAAGTTTACAGAAATATTTCCAAAAGTGCGTAATATACACGTTATAGACGCAGATCGGTGCCTCATTCAACCTGACCGGGCTTGACCCTGTTCTCCTTCAGGTCCTTTTTGCTCTTTTGGATAAAGGTGAAAATCTCCTGAAACAGGGCCTTGTACTCGGGCTGCTGGGAATCGTTCTGTGTGTTTACACCgggcgagtgtgtgtgcgtttggcTGTTTTTTTGCTTCTCTGTACACATCCCACCCTGGCAGCGGCGCAGCAGCGTTTCGTATTTCTCCTGCAGGGCAGTGTATTGAGCATCCACCTCATTTAGCAGAGAGATACCATGATGCTTCACTGCAGGCTGCTTTTCACTAAGCAACTGACTGCTGTGCTGCAGGCTCCGCCCCCTGTGTACAGCCACACCCACCTCAGCATCCAATGGGAGGAACACGTTATCTTCGCTCGAGCGCAAAAGTAGGCGGAGCTCCTGGGCTTCAGCCTCCGTCTCGGCCAGGCGCTCCTTGTAGACTCCGAGCAGCGCCACTTTGGGCTCCAGCTGGCTGAGTTCATGCACCAGAGCATCAGCTTCCAGCTCGGCCGTCTGTCTCAGAGCGCGCTCAGTGTTCAGCTGCGCCTGCAGGGAATCAACTGAGCGCTTCAGCTCCCAGTACTCGTCTTGTTCCTCACGCTTCAGTGACAAGCGGCTGGTGGAAACAGAGGGCTCATGGGAGACGTACCTGAAATACATGCAGCATGGTTAGAAATCAGAGCCGTTGGTCAGATAACTGAAGATCCAAGTGGTATAATTcatgttaaaaacaacaacagacttCACTGAAATCTGGTGCTGTATAGACTAAAATATtctgtaaaatatttacattttctgaggTCTACCAAAAGAATATTCAATTTGAAAAACTGAAGTATGGGACTTAAAGTGTTAAATATAAAGACACAAACAACAAAGTcgcaattgttagatataaagtcGCAGTTGAAGTCGGAACTATTCTATATAaagtctcaattaaaaaaaatgaagtcaCAATTATTAGATATAAAGTCGCAAATTATAAACAATGCAGTTGCAGTTGCGATTGTTAGTTATAAAGTTGCATTTGAAGTCGCAACTATTAGATATAAAGTCGCAATTGAGAACAATGAAGCCTCAATTGTTCGATATAaagtctcaattaaaaaaaatgaagtcaCAATTATTAGATATAAAGTCGCAAATTATAAACAATGCAGTTGCAGTTGCGATTGTTAGTTATAAAGTTGCATTTGAAGTTGCAACTATTAGATATAAAGTCGCAATTGAGAACAATGAAGCCTCAATTGTTCGATATAAAGTCTAAATTACCATAAAGTtgcaattgttagatataaagttgcaatttagaGAAATAAGTCACAATTGTTGGATTTAAAGTCACAGTTATGAACAATTAAGTCACAATTGTGAACAAATGTAAACAACTGTGTAATTGTTaacaaaaaagtcacaattgttagatataaagtcGCAATTCTGAACAATGCAGTCGCAACTATTAGATATAAAGTCGCAAATTATAAACAATGAATTTGAGATTGTTAGCTATAAAGTTGCAGTTGAAGTCGCAACTATtacatataaagtcacaattaagaACAATTAAATCACAACTATTAGATATAGAGTCGCAACTAAGAAAAATGAAGTCACAATTGTTAGATTTAAAGTAACAATTACGAACAATTAAGTCTCAattgtgaataaatgtaaacaattgtGTAATTGTTAACAAAAAGTCACAACTGTTAGATATAAAGTCGCAGTTGAAATCGCAACTATTacatataaagttgcaattaagaaaaattaagtacaattgttagatataaattctaaattacaataaagtcacaattattagATATAAAGTCGCAAATTATAAACAATGAAGTTTCGATTGTTACTTATAAAGTTGCAGTTGAAGTCACAACTATTAGATATAAAGTCGCAATTAAGAACAATGAAGCCTCAATTGTTCGATATAGTCTAAATTACCATAAAGTtgcaattgttagatataaagtcACAGTTATGAACAATTAAGTCACAATTGTGAACAAATGTAAACAACTGTGTAATTGTTaacaaaaaagtcacaattgttagatataaagtcGCAATTCTGAACAATGCAGTCGCAACTATTAGATATAAAGTCGCAAATTATAAACAATGAATTTGAGATTGTTAGCTATAAAGTTGCAGTTGAAGTCGCAACTATtacatataaagtcacaattaagaACAATTAAATCACAACTATTAGATTAAAAGTCACAACTAAGAAAAATGAAGTCACAACTGTTAGATTTAAAGTAACAATTACGAACAATTAAGTTGCAattgtgaataaatgtaaacaattgtGTAATTGTTAACAAAAAGTCACAACTGTTAGATATAAAGTCGCAGTTGAAATCGCAACTATTacatataaagttgcaattaagaaaaattaagtacaattgttagatataaagtcTAAATTACAATAAAGTcgcaattgttagatataaagttgcaaatcTAAACAATGATGTCGCAATTGTTAGATTTAGAGACACAATTATGAACAATTGTGTAATTGTTAACAAAAAGTCAACTGttagatataaagttgcaattacaaaCAATGCAATCACAACGTTTTAAAAATTAACTCTAAGACATGAAGCcacaattacgaacaacaaagtcgcaattgttagatataaagcATAAATTACAAGCAATAAAGCCATATTTGTGAACAAAAAGTCACAACTGTTAGATATCAAGTTGCAATTGTTAGATTTAAAGTCGCAATTATGAACAATGAAATcacaattgtaagatataaagccTAAATTATGAGTAATAATGCTATATTTGTGAACAAAAATGTCACAACTGTTAGATTTAAAGGtgcaattacaataaattaaGTTGCAATTTTTAGATGTTAAGTTGTAATTATGAACAATTAAGTCACAATtagataatataaatataaaatttgcaaTTGCAAGAAATACATTTTGAAGTTTGAGATATAACTATTGTGAGAGTGAACATTGCAACTGTGAAAATTGTGAAATCTGAATGTTTTTTCGTAGAGTTGCATGTAACACAATACATATATTTCCCTTTTCGTGCGTCAAATAACTCTATCCATGTCACCTCCAGCAGATTAAGCGGAGTCTGGCAGGAATATAAATGTGTGGGTTAAGTTCTGCTAAGCCTGAAACCTACGAATGAAAAGAAGCTAATTTGTTTCTTTACTAATCCACTTGACCGTGATCGTTTAAAGGCCACTAGTTTCAAGTACTTGACCTACTGTAGCACGAAACACAGTGGGggtttaaaatatgcaaaaatgcatTGCAGAAACCCACTTGTGCAACTGAGAGTTGTCCTCGCAGCATGTGAGACCCTGAACACTGTCAGGATCACTGGACCGGGTCTGTTCAGCAGAATCCAGCTTCAGcttctgcatgtctctgtgtaGCTCCTCCACCTGAGTCTGCAGCCCTTCCACCATCTCAGTGAGCCTGCCGACAGGAAATACACATTTTCACCTCAGCTTCATGCATTCCCTTCCCATCGTTTCTAAAGTCTTACCCTTCCATCTTCATCTGAGCCGCTCTGTTCTCCAGCACCAGGCGTTGGTTTTTCAGCTCCAGGTCTTGTGCGGTTGAATCCAGCTGCTCGTAGAGTTTAGCCTGCTGATCGTTCGCCGACCTCAGCATATCCACCTGTTTAGAAAGATACTAGACAGAGGAGAAAGAAACATTAGACTGAACTCACTGACAAGTTCTGATAGCTGTGTCTATCTCATTTGCATAAAGGCTTTTTCTCAGTTATTCTTAGCAGGATGTAAATCTAAGATATACATCCATTATATTGCCTTTTAAGAGAAGTCTAAACCAAGTTCTAGCTGTAGATTCATTCACTTAAGCAATTTAACTATTATATAATGGCTATCAGTTTGTTCTTTGCAAATATTGACACTAAGTGAAAATCTGGCACAGTATCTGAAATATTAGGCAATGCATTCTCTATTTATGGCCTTTAGATACAACGCATTTAGATATCTGTCTATTTCTGTGAGTACtgtgttttaaaatgatttatcacTGCGTGGAACAGACAAAGATTTATACAACCATAAAATCAACTGATTAGAATGTAGATGGAGGAACTATCCAAAGAACCATGCCAATAAAAGACTGCTTTTCTGTGCATATGGTTTTTGTTTAATCAGAACAGAGGGTTTGTAGATAGATGGTGGTTATTTAACCATGTTAATGATGAGAGGCATTACCTCTATCTCCTGTATCTGTTCCTGGTTGGTGATGTACATCTGTTGGAGAGTCTCTTCTAAGTCTCTGTTCTGCTCCAGTAAATTTTTACCCAATTCTGCGGCCAAATGAAGATCTGCATGAAAAAGATGAGGAAAACATCTAATGGGCAACCAAAACTGAATGCAAAAACACTCAATTAAAATGATTCTGAACCAttttaattgactttttttttttttattattgatgcaTACAAGTATTTGTGAGTCTGGCTGATGTTGCAATCAGTTGAGCATCGGTTCTCTGGTGGTGTTTGGTAACTTCTCCTTTTACTTCACAACTCAGGAAACTGATAACCAGTTCACTACAAAGCTGATTTAACTCTTTCATGGCGAATATGTTTTGTCATTCTGTCAGGATGTGGTGGAGAGTcaagcacacacaacacacacttccTGTCACCATCAATgctgttttcatccaaaaaataaaatgaaataacaaatattttttttcgaaGACTATAATTAAATGGAGACTAAACTGAAAGTGCCCTCTCAGGCAGTGCAGGTTCACAAAAGTTCATCTACCacctttttcatttaaaaagtgtTATAAACTTATACTTTTTACAGAAAGTCAGACAGAGAATCACTCACCGTGCTCCAGATCTTGATGATCGTACCATGGTTCCTCCTCTTTGATATCAAATTCTCCTTCTATAATATCTGTGAGCATCTTTAACCAGTCAAGCAGAACCACTGAAGATCCAGTTTTTATGCTAAACTCTAATTTCGAAATGGTTAATGTATAAGCTACTTAATGTCCTTTCAACACATTTATAtgatagatttattttaattgtttgaaaTTATTTCTCTGAGACGTGTGTATAACGACCGTCTCTGAACAATAATCTGAATCTGTGCTGTGCGCGCGCTCGAGGTGGAACTCAACGGAACGCGCACGCTGTGTGCACGCGCCTGTTATCTGCAGGTGCGCGCCGTGAATAGTGAGCTCTGTAAATATTTTTCCCCCCCGTACACTATATCTGACCAACTTTAGGTAGCTTTAAAAGTTAAACGTTAAAACATAGTTAAGTTGGCTGCAGTTCGGACAGAAGTGGATCAGTACAATCCAAAACAAATGATAATATAATTGCCTTCAtgaaattgtatacatttattttaactatTAGTTGGTGCATCTTCTTGAtgctatctatccatctatctatctatctatctatctatctatctatctatctatctatctatctatctatctatctatctatctatctatctatctatctatctataatctatctatctatctatctatctatctatctatctatctatctatctatctataatctatctatctatctatctatctatctatctatctatctcatgtaggcttaattattattattattatttgttttgtttgtttacaaggtttctgagcgGATGATGGATGCATTTTTCTCACAGTCAATGCATctttttaaaaacgtttaaaaacatttaaactaattAATGTTTTTACCCTTAaagaatgtgtttgtttttaagaaaagGTTGGGTACATGTTCAAGTGATGGATATTTGTGACAAAAagaaaaacctttttaaatacaTTGTAATTTATTACACAGTAGGATAAATAAAGGGTcagatgtaataataaaaaagtggttttaatgttgtatttgttgtttttatttatttttacagcgcatattaaacaataaaattttaaatgtaataaaaaacatgaaaaatatgcattcatGCAGATGTAATAAAATTCAGATTTCCCAGTAGCTAACATGCGCCGCCTGGCGGTAACATCAGATACGAGCGGTCACGTGCTCTGTCGGTGTCGGGCTCTTTTAACTGTAACACAGTCAGGAAGTGAACTTTTCTCGAAGGGGCTCGGTTGATTTGTGCCATATGTGTTGTGTTTGCCGTTCAGATTATGCATAAGAAAGATGTGTGCGTGTAAACAGCACCACACCTTCAGGTTAGTGCGTTAGTTTGTTTGTAATCTTGTTGTTATTAGGGTCGGGGATTATATTTGTTGAGTAGAAGTGCTCGCTGAAGTCCCACtctcttgtctgtctgtctgtcgataTGTGTCATCCGCAGATGAGGACGCTGATCTTCGTCGCTTGGCTGCTGTTTTACGTGTCTTTTCTACTGGGAATGAGAAAGATGTGGACTGGGAAGTATGTTCGCAGTCCTCTGGCTCGAGCTCTGTTCATGAACATGGAGACTGACTCACCTGAGTCACCTGGACATGAAGTCCAGCAGGTGAGCGAGAGAGCAAGTTTTTTGAGCTTTTCTAGAGTTCCACACTAGTTAGCACAAGGTGTCTTCTTTTACAATGCTGTGGAACTTGTGgttaaactgttttcttttttggcaAACTTGTAATATGTTCAAACATCTGCTATGGTAGCACCATGTAAACACTATGATGAGAATATGTGTGTTTTTTAGTACTTTAGTGTATTACCATAGCTTTCATTAAAATACCATGATAATATCATTCAAAATGATCCACATTTACACTAATGAAAAGTACCATGACATGTTTGAAATGATTGAAATGTGTAAATGTTAAAGATCAAGAACACAGACCACCATAATAgagtttttaaaattattattattgttaaaggtGCTGTGTGTAGAATTGACAActagtggttgaactaggtattgcagtccaaatattaaaaaaaaaaaaaaaatatatatatatatatatatatatatatatatatatctttgagAGGGTTTTTTCCACcaggcccctcctcctcagacttgacgtcACCAGCAGTGGGTGGagtcacacagaccaaaacaaagaaAGACATTCCGACACAGAACGCacaataactgactgtagcattgtttttcagaacaGTATCATGATGCAAACATGatgtttttatgctttagtagagtcagaATCTTACACACAGCACCTTCAGCTTCTGATAGCTGTTGTGTTCGGTGTTGATGTGTTTGCAGTGGTACCACTGCAGTCCGGATCTGCTCGGAGAACAGGTTCGCTCTCGCTTCGTTCAGAGTCATCTGGATGAGGACACACAGGCTTTCCTCCGCCGAAGCATGGAGAAATCCAGCTGGCTCTTCACACAGCTCTACCACTCTCTCTTCTCCACCATCTTGAGCCCCATCGTGTCTCGGACCTCCATCAACGGGTGAGACACctgactctctctctcgcagGCTTCAGCGCTGCATCTGACGAGCGGCTCCTCACAGACTCCTGTCCTGACTGTCTGTCTGCAGCTTTCTGGGCCGCGGCTCCATGTTTGTGTTCTCGAATGACCAGTTTCAGCGCCTTCTCCGGATCGAGCCAGAATGGAAAGGGCAGAGGATGCTGGATCTGGGAGCCGGTGACGGAGGCGTGACTGAAGTGATGGGACGACACTTTCATGAGGTGTTTGCCACCGAAGTCTCCACGCCGATGAAGTGGCATCTCCAGAGGAAGAATTACAGGTACACACAGCTCCTGCATTAGTAGTAATCAGGGATGCACCCATTGTTCACAACTGAGATTATTCAGCTGAAAATAGCCACAAAAAAAGCTTTTTCGTTGTGTTTGGACGAATAAACAGAAAGACCGATAATCTGGATATTAAGGCATGTGAGAATGCGTTATGTGCGacaaacatctttcaaaaatcGTAATGAGAATCTTTCATAAATCTGCTGTTATCAACAAAAGGAAGTCTTCCTGTgggtttctgccaaaataaaagctccagCAATGTTCATAAATGTTAGCATTTTACGATTACAACAGCTCTATTTATTCATATACTATAATATTCACACATGGTGTTCAAATTGGCATCTGTAATATTTTCTAGGAAGCATTTATttgcacagtaaaaaaaatacatgcctgatttaaaaaaatgtttacgaactaattttaagttaaattatgctttttatgGATCAATACTGCtagaatgttaaaataaattctgtattTTTAACTGGTTGTTTTGTTTCTCTTTAAAAAGCAAGCCAAAACAGTACAAAACACATTTTGGCTATTTCATGGTGAAAACGTTTGTAAGATACaacagggaatttttttttggaagaatttAAACTTTGGTGCATCCCTAACAGAAATGCTGATACACCGAGGTGATTGTGAGCCTGTGCTTGACTTTGAATCTGCAGCCTGCTGGGGGTGGATGAGTGGCACCGGACAGGTTTCCAGTACGATCTGATCAGCTGTCTGAACCTGCTGGACCGCTGCGACGAGCCTCTGCAGCTGCTGCAGGACATCAGGAGATCACTGGTGCCACACAGCGGACGCCTGGTCTTAGCCGCTGTGCTGCCCTTCCAGCCGTATGTAGAGACCGGTAAGATGAGCATAACTACTGAGCAATGCATGAGTGCTGCTGCTAGCTGCTTCATTATAGATGAGCACACCTGCAGAGCCTACGTCCAGTCAGAGGAAACGCTTACGATTTGATTCGTCAGTGAAATcatgtttttatgtttactttttaattctttttttttttttgcataaatttttattattaaatattaattcatttattaacttatttactGTGTTgatgttttgtctttcttttaagaAACAGGCTATGATTCTTTTTTTCCGACAGAAAGAAAATGAttcttggaagaaaaaaaaaaaaaaaaagtagtattttGATACAATCTTTGATTATTGCTTAATAATCAAAGCGGTTAACTTctgctaaaatataattaatattggaAAAACTTTTGTGCAGCAGATTTAAGTCCTGTGAACCAACATTcagaataaaactataaaatgagAAATTACCTGACAgagaacactttattttattaagaatGATAAATCATCATTCTAAAAAGAACAAGTacttatttaattcataattatgaATAAGTGCttgtataaagaaaaaaaaattaatgtaataattatattgctACATTGTATTGAAATTACAAAACTACAAcatgtagtgtatatatatatatatatatatatatatatatatatatatatatatgtatatgtgtgtgtgtgttttggcttaaatttaattacctttttttaagtttgttaatatttgcacacCTACGTGTATGCATGGGGTAAGAAAAATATGTAGCAATATtgtaacatatttttaaaaattgttaaaCATTTTTCAATCTATGTGAACCATGTGTTTTCAAcatgatttaaaattattttttaatttagttttgcgATGCATTCTTATTTCTGGTTTAATTTGTGACtgcattgtattgtattgtaaggCGGGGCCTGGGTGCGACCCAAGGAGCACATCAAGGTGCAGGGCAAGACGTGGGAGGAGCAGGTGACTCACCTGAGCACAGACGTGTTCCTGAAGCTGGGCTTCCAGGTGGAGGCCGTCACTCGCCTGCCGTATCTGTGTGAGGGAGACATGTACAAGGACTACTACATGCTGGACGACGCCGTCTTCGTGCTGAAACCTCACGAATGAACGTCTGGCAGACATGAGAGGGCTTCGTTTAAGTTTCCCGTATGTTACGTCTCAGGAAAATGAAATCTTTGAGAAACAAATGATCATATCTTATTGCAATTAAAGAAGAGTAGAGGAATTGTACTAGAAGTGTAGTACAGAGCTGTTTCATGTAGGGAtgggatatttaaaaaaaatatatatatctaatgTAAAATATTAGTTTGCTCATTCGACAGGTAGCTATTAAATCTCCTTTGGTGCCTCCCCTCATGTTTTCTGCATTTGTAGTGAATTTCTCATGGGATGTATGAGTTTCAGAAATATCTTAGGACCGATGTAggaacttttttttaatgcataagtAAAATGATGATGTGCACAACACAAAACGTCTCAAGATACTTGTATGTAGGTAATAGTTAATTACAGGATGTGATGTTCTGTTTGTACACACATTTTTAATGATGTAAATCAAGTATTGTCCTTTATTGAATATGTTTACTGTGCAATAAATCTACATTTGTTCTCTGTATTTGGTTTCAGCTTTGGTTTGTGATGTAATATTGACAGTATACATGATGATGAGATAAGCAGAACCTTTACTATATCTATGTTAATAAGACAAATTAAATGAAAGACTAAAGCTAATTTAAATAAAGCTATTAACAAAGAGAGATTATTCTTCTTtcaataatgtattataaaaacttttttattttttatgcaaaacaaGGCAGTATTTCATGCACTTCTGGTTTGATCCTGGCCACGAATTATAAACTTTATCTCTAGtatacattcataaaaacaatggggtaaaagaaataaaaaataaactgtttatGATGGAAATGAGAAATGACAGAGAAACGCATTTCTGACAAAGCAATTGAGTGACAATTGcacataatatagatttttttatagtctttataaaatgtagatataaaaataaatgcataagtacatattcattatttataatttatacatataaatacaatttgtattataaataattaatagattaatatcaataatattaatcatgaatgaataattcactgaaaatgaatttaaatcaTTAATAGGAGTACACTCACATGTATGCAAGgtgtaaaaattattaaattgtaatttatttgaaaatatatttatagtcaGTAAGGtaattgttaatttaattttaaatgaaaacttcATTTTATATGAATTACACTATATTCCTACATTATCAGTCACACACGAATCCacgtgcacgcacgcacgcacacacacgtatgtatgtatttttcgtTTGGTTTAGGTGTGTTTGAATTGAGTTGGAATCTAAACTCCACAGATCCTCAAGAGCAGGATCCAGCAATCTTCCCACACACCCTTCCCAGGCCACAAGTTCacaaaaactgaagaaaaaaaacgagAGGAAAAGAAGTCAATATGACAGGAGAGTCCAGACAGGCGGGGCTTAGTAAAAATACTCTTGTTGTCACGTGTCTTTTGTTACTTTTCTCCGCGTGGATCAGAGCGGACCAATCACAGTCGACTGCGATTACTGCCtaatcatttattttctacaacgTGTATTATGCTAATTCGCAGTTACCATTTAAATGCTGGAAAtcatctaatatatataataatctta from Carassius carassius chromosome 40, fCarCar2.1, whole genome shotgun sequence harbors:
- the cdr2b gene encoding cerebellar degeneration-related protein 2; this translates as MLTDIIEGEFDIKEEEPWYDHQDLEHDLHLAAELGKNLLEQNRDLEETLQQMYITNQEQIQEIEYLSKQVDMLRSANDQQAKLYEQLDSTAQDLELKNQRLVLENRAAQMKMEGLTEMVEGLQTQVEELHRDMQKLKLDSAEQTRSSDPDSVQGLTCCEDNSQLHKYVSHEPSVSTSRLSLKREEQDEYWELKRSVDSLQAQLNTERALRQTAELEADALVHELSQLEPKVALLGVYKERLAETEAEAQELRLLLRSSEDNVFLPLDAEVGVAVHRGRSLQHSSQLLSEKQPAVKHHGISLLNEVDAQYTALQEKYETLLRRCQGGMCTEKQKNSQTHTHSPGVNTQNDSQQPEYKALFQEIFTFIQKSKKDLKENRVKPGQVE
- the mettl9 gene encoding methyltransferase-like protein 9 isoform X2, with product MRTLIFVAWLLFYVSFLLGMRKMWTGKYVRSPLARALFMNMETDSPESPGHEVQQWYHCSPDLLGEQVRSRFVQSHLDEDTQAFLRRSMEKSSWLFTQLYHSLFSTILSPIVSRTSINGFLGRGSMFVFSNDQFQRLLRIEPEWKGQRMLDLGAGDGGVTEVMGRHFHEVFATEVSTPMKWHLQRKNYSLLGVDEWHRTGFQYDLISCLNLLDRCDEPLQLLQDIRRSLVPHSGRLVLAAVLPFQPYVETGGAWVRPKEHIKVQGKTWEEQVTHLSTDVFLKLGFQVEAVTRLPYLCEGDMYKDYYMLDDAVFVLKPHE
- the mettl9 gene encoding methyltransferase-like protein 9 isoform X1; the protein is MCHPQMRTLIFVAWLLFYVSFLLGMRKMWTGKYVRSPLARALFMNMETDSPESPGHEVQQWYHCSPDLLGEQVRSRFVQSHLDEDTQAFLRRSMEKSSWLFTQLYHSLFSTILSPIVSRTSINGFLGRGSMFVFSNDQFQRLLRIEPEWKGQRMLDLGAGDGGVTEVMGRHFHEVFATEVSTPMKWHLQRKNYSLLGVDEWHRTGFQYDLISCLNLLDRCDEPLQLLQDIRRSLVPHSGRLVLAAVLPFQPYVETGGAWVRPKEHIKVQGKTWEEQVTHLSTDVFLKLGFQVEAVTRLPYLCEGDMYKDYYMLDDAVFVLKPHE